Proteins from one Mucilaginibacter jinjuensis genomic window:
- a CDS encoding glycosyltransferase codes for MKVSVIMVSDNMCKLLRQSLAALKRSVQHLDAEIILVDNNSDDNTVETISREFPDVKITTTTGGLSHCVNQGIKMAKGEYLLFLSPDAITKKETVSKAIQFMDSHITAGGLSVRMLDIDGNYMQASKKTVPRRWVTLLKLTGLLKQFSKSRLTDHYIARHDDEFDTTETDVMHDRFMLIRKSVMDVVGLVDERFNRYGANIDLSYRIRLAGFRNYYFPKTYIINLQYNRSGKFSWNNLKSFYGAMFIFAVKYIFRLPALGEKPAQELYPAYELKG; via the coding sequence ATGAAAGTATCTGTGATCATGGTAAGCGATAATATGTGCAAGCTTTTGCGTCAGTCATTAGCGGCCTTAAAAAGATCTGTGCAGCACCTCGATGCCGAAATTATTCTCGTTGACAATAACTCCGACGATAACACTGTCGAAACCATTTCCAGAGAATTTCCTGATGTTAAAATAACCACCACAACAGGCGGTTTGTCGCATTGTGTAAACCAGGGAATTAAAATGGCAAAGGGGGAGTACTTGTTATTTTTAAGCCCCGATGCCATTACCAAGAAAGAAACGGTTAGCAAAGCCATACAGTTTATGGACAGCCACATCACCGCAGGCGGGTTAAGCGTACGTATGCTCGATATTGATGGCAACTATATGCAGGCTTCTAAAAAAACGGTTCCACGCCGCTGGGTAACGCTTTTAAAGTTGACAGGCTTACTAAAACAGTTCTCAAAATCACGCTTAACTGATCATTACATTGCCCGCCACGATGATGAATTTGATACTACAGAAACAGATGTGATGCACGACAGATTTATGCTGATCCGCAAGTCTGTAATGGATGTTGTTGGTTTGGTTGATGAGCGTTTTAACCGCTATGGTGCTAATATCGATCTATCGTATCGAATTCGTTTGGCAGGTTTCAGGAATTACTATTTCCCTAAAACCTATATCATTAATCTGCAATACAACCGTTCGGGAAAATTTAGCTGGAACAATCTGAAAAGTTTTTATGGCGCGATGTTTATATTCGCGGTAAAATACATTTTCAGGTTACCTGCCTTAGGCGAAAAGCCGGCGCAGGAACTCTACCCGGCTTATGAACTTAAAGGATAA
- a CDS encoding SDR family oxidoreductase: MNLKDKIVVITGASSGIGKALASEFAARGANLVLAARQYVTLCEISQNIEKTYGIKCVAVQCDVTIEADCEHLIKQAIVTYGRVDVLINNAGISMRALFKDAELKVLRSLMDVNFWGTVNCTKYAMPALLASKGTVVGVSSIAGYKGLPGRTGYSASKFAMNGFLDALRVENLKTGVHVMTACPGFTASNIRNTALNKAGVSQGESSLDEQKMMSSEEVAKRIADGVANQSRTLVMTGQGKLTVLLSKFLPGLLDKLVYNKFAKEKDPLF, encoded by the coding sequence ATGAACTTAAAGGATAAAATTGTTGTAATAACAGGCGCATCATCAGGTATTGGTAAAGCGCTTGCCTCAGAATTTGCCGCTCGCGGTGCAAATTTAGTTTTGGCCGCACGCCAGTACGTTACCTTATGCGAAATATCGCAAAACATCGAAAAAACTTACGGAATAAAATGCGTAGCTGTGCAATGCGATGTAACCATCGAAGCTGATTGCGAACATTTAATTAAGCAAGCCATTGTTACTTATGGCAGGGTAGATGTTTTGATAAATAATGCAGGTATCTCTATGCGTGCTTTATTTAAAGATGCCGAGCTTAAGGTTTTACGTTCGCTAATGGATGTTAACTTTTGGGGTACGGTAAATTGCACCAAATATGCCATGCCTGCGCTGTTAGCCAGTAAAGGCACCGTGGTCGGTGTATCATCTATTGCGGGTTACAAAGGCTTACCTGGACGTACCGGATACTCTGCCTCAAAATTTGCCATGAATGGTTTCCTGGATGCCCTTCGTGTTGAAAATCTGAAAACAGGCGTACACGTAATGACGGCCTGCCCAGGCTTTACAGCATCAAACATCCGCAACACAGCCCTTAATAAAGCCGGGGTTTCGCAAGGTGAAAGCAGTTTGGATGAGCAAAAAATGATGAGCTCGGAAGAAGTTGCTAAACGCATTGCTGATGGAGTAGCCAATCAATCACGTACTTTGGTTATGACAGGGCAAGGTAAGTTGACCGTTTTGTTGAGTAAGTTTTTACCGGGTTTGTTGGATAAACTGGTTTATAATAAGTTTGCGAAGGAGAAGGATCCGCTGTTTTAA
- a CDS encoding ion channel translates to MAIKKQAVNPEDDLGFGTQAVRQRIINRDGSINVKRLGIPFFSTTNTYHRLITMRWPLFWLNVVVAYIIVNVFFATIYLSIGISNLHGTEDNNVTTPFLNAFFFSAQTLSTVGYGHISPAGAVTNWVAAFESMIGLLAFALATGLLYGRFSRPSAKFVFSDNILIAPYALTGGRGLMFRLANMRLNILLDVAIEVTFSFNEVVDGKNVRRFYTLPLERSKVSILTLSWTVVHPLDKDSPLYNITAEDLTSSNATFNVLVQAFDDTFSQTVHSRTSYQHNEVVFGAKFTPAFTHDRDGLVQLHLGKISDFEEVELPEIG, encoded by the coding sequence ATGGCCATCAAAAAACAAGCTGTAAACCCCGAAGACGATCTTGGTTTTGGTACCCAGGCCGTAAGGCAGCGTATTATTAACCGCGATGGCAGTATTAATGTTAAACGCCTTGGTATTCCGTTTTTTAGCACTACCAATACTTACCATAGGCTCATTACCATGCGGTGGCCCCTGTTTTGGCTTAATGTTGTCGTGGCCTATATTATAGTTAACGTTTTTTTTGCGACCATTTACCTGTCCATAGGCATCAGTAACCTGCATGGCACGGAAGACAATAATGTAACTACTCCCTTTTTAAACGCATTCTTCTTTTCGGCGCAAACATTATCTACAGTGGGTTACGGGCATATTAGTCCGGCAGGCGCCGTTACCAACTGGGTGGCAGCATTTGAATCCATGATCGGCTTGCTGGCTTTTGCACTGGCAACAGGTTTGTTATATGGGCGGTTTTCGCGGCCATCGGCCAAGTTTGTGTTTAGCGATAATATATTAATTGCACCTTATGCGCTTACCGGCGGCCGTGGGCTAATGTTCAGACTAGCCAATATGCGATTGAACATTTTGCTGGATGTAGCTATTGAAGTCACCTTCTCTTTTAATGAAGTTGTGGACGGCAAAAATGTTCGCCGGTTTTATACCCTGCCTCTGGAACGCAGCAAGGTGAGTATATTGACACTTAGTTGGACAGTAGTGCATCCACTGGATAAAGACAGCCCGTTGTATAATATTACTGCTGAAGATCTCACATCATCAAACGCAACCTTTAATGTTTTGGTGCAGGCTTTTGACGATACCTTTTCGCAAACAGTACACTCACGTACATCTTATCAGCATAATGAAGTTGTATTCGGCGCCAAATTTACCCCGGCATTTACACATGACCGGGATGGTTTAGTACAGTTGCATTTAGGAAAGATCAGTGATTTTGAGGAAGTGGAGCTGCCTGAGATTGGATAA
- the trpD gene encoding anthranilate phosphoribosyltransferase → MKAILNHLFEHKTFSREQSKDILTNIAQGKYNNSQMAAFMTAYCMRSITVDELEGFRDAMLDLCLPVTLEQDSLIDLCGTGGDGKDTFNISTLASFVVAGAGYHVAKHGNYGVSSGCGSSNVMEYLGYNFTSNADEIKHSMDRSNICFLHAPLFHPAMKTVAPIRRELGVKTFFNMLGPLVNPAKPKNQLVGVYNLDLARLYAYLYQKSDANYTIVNALDGYDEVSLTGDFKTFSAEGEKINSIENLGFDKLNPLAIAGGRTVSDSAAVFTTVLNADGTDAQHNVVLCNAALAIRTINPDKSFGDCFYEAESSLLGKKALASFKNLINAN, encoded by the coding sequence ATGAAAGCGATACTAAATCATTTATTCGAACACAAAACATTCAGCCGCGAGCAGTCAAAAGATATCCTGACCAACATTGCGCAGGGTAAATACAATAATTCGCAAATGGCTGCATTTATGACGGCTTACTGCATGCGCAGTATCACTGTTGATGAATTGGAAGGTTTCCGCGATGCGATGCTTGACTTATGTTTACCGGTTACTCTTGAACAAGATAGCCTGATAGATCTTTGCGGCACCGGTGGCGATGGTAAGGATACTTTTAATATTTCTACCCTGGCTTCTTTTGTGGTGGCTGGAGCAGGTTATCATGTGGCTAAACATGGTAATTATGGTGTGTCATCAGGCTGTGGTTCATCAAACGTGATGGAGTATCTAGGCTATAATTTCACTAGTAATGCCGATGAAATTAAGCATAGCATGGATCGCTCTAATATTTGCTTTTTGCATGCCCCATTATTTCATCCGGCTATGAAAACTGTTGCGCCTATCCGCAGGGAGTTGGGTGTAAAAACGTTTTTCAATATGCTGGGTCCGCTGGTAAATCCAGCTAAACCAAAGAATCAACTGGTAGGGGTTTATAATCTGGACCTGGCGCGTTTATACGCTTATCTGTATCAAAAATCTGATGCCAATTACACCATCGTAAATGCATTGGATGGTTATGATGAAGTTTCGTTAACAGGTGATTTCAAAACATTTTCTGCCGAAGGCGAAAAGATCAATAGCATAGAAAATCTGGGCTTTGATAAACTAAATCCACTGGCTATTGCTGGCGGGCGTACCGTTAGTGATTCGGCTGCTGTATTCACCACTGTGCTGAATGCCGACGGTACCGATGCTCAACATAATGTAGTATTGTGTAATGCTGCGCTGGCTATCCGGACCATCAATCCCGATAAATCATTTGGCGATTGTTTTTACGAAGCCGAATCATCATTACTGGGCAAAAAGGCACTGGCAAGTTTCAAAAACCTGATAAACGCTAACTAA
- a CDS encoding phosphoribosylanthranilate isomerase, whose product MKIKVCGLKDPENIKAVAALKPDYMGFINYGLTPRFIGNLPVNVLQGLPQSIQKTGVFVNDSLENIGGLIKEYGFDVVQLHGYENPEFCEVLKKRVTVIKAFGMEEDFNFAQLEPYVGHVDYFLFDTKTPKHGGSGKTFNWQILHKYTLDVPFFLSGGLSPDNIEQVLTIKHPQFYGVDLNSKFETSPGIKDLEKLSKAFELLRQSATNEI is encoded by the coding sequence ATGAAAATTAAAGTTTGCGGATTAAAAGACCCCGAAAATATTAAAGCCGTAGCTGCTTTAAAGCCTGATTATATGGGCTTTATTAACTACGGCCTAACGCCAAGGTTTATCGGTAATTTGCCTGTAAATGTACTGCAAGGTTTGCCTCAATCAATCCAAAAAACGGGTGTGTTTGTAAATGATTCGCTCGAGAATATTGGTGGGTTAATTAAAGAATATGGCTTTGATGTGGTACAGTTACATGGCTATGAGAACCCCGAGTTTTGTGAGGTGCTTAAAAAGCGTGTAACAGTTATAAAAGCCTTCGGGATGGAGGAGGATTTTAATTTTGCACAATTAGAACCTTACGTTGGCCACGTTGATTACTTTTTATTCGATACCAAAACGCCCAAACATGGCGGGTCGGGGAAAACCTTTAATTGGCAAATCCTGCATAAATATACATTGGATGTACCGTTTTTTTTAAGCGGGGGATTAAGTCCCGATAATATTGAACAGGTACTAACCATCAAACATCCGCAGTTTTATGGTGTTGACCTCAACAGCAAGTTTGAGACCTCGCCGGGGATAAAAGATCTAGAGAAACTAAGCAAAGCATTTGAATTATTAAGACAATCTGCTACAAATGAAATATAG
- the trpB gene encoding tryptophan synthase subunit beta: MKYSVNEQGYYGDFGGAYIPEMLYPNIEELRQQYNAITNDPAYKAEFDALLKDYVGRPSPLYLAKRLSEKYGANIYLKREDLNHTGSHKINNAIGQILLAERLGKKRIIAETGAGQHGVATATVCALKGIECVVYMGEIDMERQAPNVARMKMLGAKVVPATSGSRTLKDATNEAMRDWINNPLDTHYIIGSVVGPYPYPEMVARFQSIISLETKKQLLEQTGNELPDYALACVGGGSNAMGMFYHFLDDESVKLIAVEAAGLGVDSGHSAATSVLGKEGVLHGSRTILMQTDDGQVIEPYSISAGLDYPGIGPQHAHLHKVKRAEYVSITDDEALNAGLLLSQLEGIIPAIESAHAFAYLEKMTFKPGDNVVVCLSGRGDKDLDTYIKHFGY, encoded by the coding sequence ATGAAATATAGCGTAAACGAACAGGGCTATTACGGAGATTTCGGCGGGGCATATATCCCTGAAATGTTGTACCCCAATATCGAAGAATTAAGGCAGCAATACAATGCCATCACCAATGATCCTGCTTACAAAGCCGAGTTTGATGCTTTGCTGAAAGATTATGTTGGCCGCCCTTCGCCATTATACCTGGCTAAACGGTTATCTGAAAAGTATGGCGCCAATATTTATCTTAAACGTGAGGATCTGAACCATACAGGTTCGCACAAGATCAATAACGCCATAGGACAGATATTACTGGCCGAACGTTTAGGCAAAAAACGCATAATTGCCGAAACAGGGGCAGGGCAGCATGGTGTGGCAACAGCCACTGTTTGTGCGCTTAAAGGTATTGAATGCGTTGTTTACATGGGCGAAATTGACATGGAACGCCAGGCCCCAAACGTTGCCCGTATGAAAATGCTGGGCGCTAAAGTGGTTCCGGCAACATCAGGCAGCCGCACGCTTAAAGATGCCACTAACGAAGCCATGCGCGACTGGATTAACAACCCGCTTGATACGCATTACATCATAGGTTCGGTAGTAGGCCCATACCCGTATCCCGAAATGGTGGCAAGGTTTCAATCGATTATCTCTTTAGAAACCAAAAAGCAATTACTGGAGCAAACCGGTAATGAACTGCCTGATTATGCACTGGCTTGTGTAGGTGGCGGCAGTAACGCTATGGGCATGTTCTACCATTTTTTGGATGATGAATCAGTTAAGCTAATTGCTGTAGAGGCTGCAGGTTTAGGTGTAGATAGCGGGCATTCTGCTGCTACTTCTGTACTGGGTAAAGAAGGTGTATTACATGGCAGCCGTACTATATTGATGCAGACAGATGATGGTCAGGTTATCGAGCCATACTCAATTTCTGCGGGTTTGGATTACCCGGGCATTGGTCCACAGCATGCACATTTACATAAAGTTAAGCGTGCCGAGTATGTGAGTATTACCGATGATGAAGCCTTAAATGCAGGCTTATTACTGTCGCAACTGGAGGGGATTATACCGGCTATTGAATCGGCGCATGCATTCGCTTATTTAGAGAAAATGACCTTTAAGCCAGGCGATAATGTAGTGGTATGCCTATCAGGCCGTGGCGATAAAGATTTAGATACTTACATAAAGCACTTTGGATATTAA
- the trpA gene encoding tryptophan synthase subunit alpha — MNRLNQLFNEKNKDLLSVYFTAGYPDLNNTVAIAEALEKAGADFLEIGFPYSDPVADGPVIQHSSQVALDAGMTLNLLFEQLGELRQRVTIPIILMGYANPMVQYGVERFCQKAAEVGVDGVIVPDLPMYEYEMLYKDVFAKYNISNIFLVTPQTSEERIRKIDGLSNSFIYLLSSASITGKALQLNDQVDTYFARIKAMELKNPTIVGFGIADSKAFKKACEYNNGAIVGTAFVKFLGSTPDYLKGISEYVKGLKE, encoded by the coding sequence ATGAACCGATTAAACCAACTTTTCAACGAAAAAAATAAAGACCTGTTATCCGTATACTTTACTGCCGGATACCCGGACTTAAACAATACCGTAGCCATTGCCGAAGCGTTGGAGAAAGCCGGTGCCGATTTCCTGGAGATAGGTTTCCCGTATTCAGACCCAGTGGCTGATGGTCCGGTTATTCAGCATAGCTCACAAGTGGCTTTGGATGCTGGCATGACGCTTAATCTGTTGTTTGAGCAATTGGGTGAGCTTCGTCAACGTGTAACCATCCCGATTATCCTGATGGGTTATGCCAACCCAATGGTGCAATATGGTGTAGAACGTTTTTGCCAAAAAGCTGCCGAAGTAGGGGTAGACGGTGTTATTGTACCCGACCTACCAATGTACGAGTACGAAATGCTTTACAAGGATGTATTTGCCAAATATAACATCAGCAATATTTTCCTGGTAACACCTCAGACTTCGGAAGAGCGAATCCGCAAAATAGATGGCTTGAGTAACAGCTTTATATACCTGCTTTCATCGGCATCAATTACCGGTAAAGCCTTACAACTGAATGATCAGGTGGATACCTATTTCGCGCGTATTAAAGCTATGGAGTTAAAAAATCCAACCATTGTTGGTTTTGGTATTGCAGATAGCAAAGCCTTCAAAAAAGCCTGTGAATATAATAACGGTGCTATCGTAGGTACAGCCTTCGTTAAGTTTTTAGGGTCGACTCCTGATTATTTGAAGGGTATTAGTGAGTATGTGAAGGGATTAAAGGAATAA